Proteins encoded together in one Chloroflexota bacterium window:
- a CDS encoding DUF2384 domain-containing protein: MAHGSALQLAPWQVLRGLIDDLGMEDRDLRIIFDVEQRSIEKWLSGETFTSYDGARLWLRAPSRYLAGLTPLQVLRAGDTEHATGVERVEETLEALDSGAFL; the protein is encoded by the coding sequence ATGGCCCACGGATCTGCGCTCCAACTCGCTCCCTGGCAGGTACTTCGCGGCCTGATCGACGATCTCGGAATGGAAGATCGGGATCTGCGCATCATCTTCGACGTGGAGCAGCGCAGCATCGAGAAGTGGCTCTCCGGCGAGACGTTCACGTCATACGATGGCGCGCGCCTCTGGCTGCGAGCGCCGAGTCGCTATCTGGCTGGGCTGACCCCGCTACAGGTCTTGCGAGCAGGCGACACTGAACATGCCACGGGCGTCGAGCGCGTCGAGGAGACGCTCGAAGCGCTCGACTCCGGTGCGTTCCTCTAG
- a CDS encoding DUF2384 domain-containing protein yields the protein MQARLEALADLDERLNELFVSWDAARAWMRESTRHLGDMAPMDAVRAGRIDRVVALIEAIDSGFASQRCWSTASRLQPRRSPHG from the coding sequence GTGCAGGCGCGGCTCGAAGCGCTCGCCGACCTTGACGAGCGGCTCAATGAGCTGTTCGTCTCCTGGGATGCCGCGCGGGCGTGGATGCGTGAGTCGACACGCCACCTGGGCGACATGGCGCCCATGGACGCCGTGCGCGCCGGGCGGATCGACCGCGTCGTAGCGCTCATCGAGGCTATCGACTCAGGGTTCGCCAGCCAGCGCTGCTGGTCAACGGCGAGCCGCCTTCAACCGCGGCGTTCGCCACACGGCTAG
- a CDS encoding MFS transporter, producing the protein MQTLASFRSFGRPIQVCLLNLLLTNVGFYMIVPFMAGYLAGDLGMELWLVGLILGVRTLSQQGLSLVGGSLADWVGYKPAIVVGCLLRVVSFAMLGLVDSAAGLIVATALIGLGGALFMPAVRGYLAHGAGPRRVQANALLEMTQHVGSLVGPLIGSLLIAVDFRLISFGAAAIFVAVGLLQFRYLPDGEAMPTPTRQPILQSWGVPLRNRPFVLFCLSLLGLFFLYNQVYLGLPLEIRRVTQSDGGVGLLFTMLAIIGIVGQVPVVQWAERRLKPPRAIGLGVVLMAVAFVPLLLAADLTPVRAETVQAGLASVGLAGTLDGGPVGPVGPVGPGALAVWLAYGLSLLPLALCCLLLSLGQMLAVPFVSGVIPALAGNRLLATYFGMYALVQGVGAALGNLAGGAALGVAATSGWAGLPWALMVLVGLLCAASLTAIERAGWLQPAQPRPVGSATPTMPAGAAPRHT; encoded by the coding sequence ATGCAGACCCTCGCCTCGTTCCGCTCGTTCGGCCGCCCGATTCAGGTCTGCCTGCTCAACCTGCTGCTGACGAACGTCGGCTTCTACATGATCGTCCCGTTCATGGCCGGCTACCTGGCCGGCGACCTCGGGATGGAGCTGTGGCTCGTCGGGCTGATCCTGGGCGTGCGAACGCTCAGCCAGCAGGGGCTGTCGCTGGTGGGCGGCTCGCTGGCGGACTGGGTCGGCTACAAGCCGGCGATTGTCGTCGGGTGCCTGTTGCGGGTCGTGTCGTTCGCGATGTTGGGGCTGGTCGATTCGGCGGCCGGGCTGATCGTGGCGACGGCGTTGATCGGCCTCGGCGGGGCGTTGTTCATGCCGGCGGTGCGGGGCTACCTCGCGCACGGGGCCGGGCCGCGCCGGGTCCAGGCGAACGCCCTGCTGGAGATGACCCAGCACGTCGGCTCGCTGGTGGGGCCGCTGATCGGGTCGTTGCTGATCGCGGTGGATTTCCGCCTGATCAGCTTCGGCGCGGCGGCGATCTTCGTGGCGGTCGGGCTGCTGCAGTTCCGCTACCTGCCGGACGGCGAGGCGATGCCCACTCCCACCCGCCAGCCGATCCTGCAGAGCTGGGGCGTGCCACTGCGGAACCGGCCGTTCGTGCTGTTCTGCCTGAGTCTGCTCGGGCTGTTCTTCCTCTACAACCAGGTGTACCTGGGGTTGCCACTGGAGATCCGCCGGGTGACGCAGTCAGACGGCGGCGTCGGGCTGCTGTTCACGATGCTGGCGATCATCGGGATCGTCGGGCAGGTGCCGGTGGTGCAGTGGGCCGAACGGCGACTCAAGCCGCCGCGCGCTATCGGGCTGGGGGTGGTGCTGATGGCGGTGGCGTTCGTGCCGCTGCTGCTGGCGGCAGACCTCACGCCAGTCCGCGCGGAGACCGTGCAGGCCGGGCTGGCTTCAGTCGGGCTGGCCGGCACGCTCGACGGCGGCCCAGTTGGCCCAGTTGGCCCAGTTGGCCCGGGCGCCCTGGCCGTCTGGCTGGCCTACGGCCTCAGCCTGCTGCCGCTGGCGCTCTGCTGCCTGCTGCTCTCGCTCGGGCAGATGCTGGCGGTGCCGTTCGTCTCGGGGGTGATCCCCGCGCTGGCCGGCAACCGGCTCCTGGCGACGTACTTCGGGATGTATGCGCTGGTGCAGGGGGTGGGTGCGGCGCTCGGCAATCTGGCCGGCGGGGCGGCGCTCGGCGTGGCCGCGACGTCTGGCTGGGCTGGCCTGCCCTGGGCGCTGATGGTGCTGGTGGGGCTGCTCTGCGCGGCGAGCCTGACGGCCATCGAGCGGGCCGGCTGGCTCCAGCCGGCCCAGCCGCGGCCTGTTGGATCGGCCACGCCGACGATGCCGGCCGGGGCCGCGCCTCGCCACACGTGA
- a CDS encoding MFS transporter — MFQRGGKFGALSYRDYRLAFFGQAISAIGSWMQMVTLGWLVYDLTGSSFYLGLVGLARAIPGLVFTLVGGAAADRYNRRVIVATANAVVTLCTFILGVLCITGTIHVWHIIAIAFITGVAFAFEVPSRQALISSIVDPKDVVGALSMMAVAFNTAQVIGPAIAALLIEWISEGPVFLLNAVAYSSVVLAAIAMRVPGRGPSRGNGSILGNVLDGLRYIRRTPELCWLVLSMALLSLLARPFGQLMPAFARDILDVGAAGLGALNSATGAGALIGALAAASLGSYRGRGFALLVSAGLYGALLIVFGMSTSFTLSLVIAALVGVVAAFSGINTNTMLQAHADPRMRGRVISLHGLTMMGVVPLGVMLEGGLGSVFGVPLVMIVAGIVSVAVVAYTIVAAPQVRELA, encoded by the coding sequence ATGTTTCAGCGTGGCGGCAAGTTCGGGGCGCTCTCGTACCGAGACTACCGTCTCGCCTTCTTCGGTCAGGCCATCTCAGCCATCGGAAGCTGGATGCAGATGGTCACCCTCGGGTGGCTGGTCTACGATCTGACCGGATCGTCCTTTTATCTCGGCCTTGTCGGGCTGGCCCGCGCGATCCCCGGACTGGTCTTTACGCTGGTGGGCGGGGCCGCCGCCGACCGCTACAATCGCCGGGTGATCGTCGCCACGGCCAACGCCGTCGTGACGCTGTGCACGTTCATCCTCGGCGTGCTCTGCATCACCGGCACGATTCATGTCTGGCACATCATCGCCATCGCGTTTATCACGGGCGTGGCCTTCGCCTTCGAAGTGCCGAGCCGCCAGGCCCTGATCTCCTCGATTGTCGATCCGAAGGACGTGGTTGGCGCGCTCAGCATGATGGCCGTCGCGTTCAACACGGCCCAGGTCATCGGGCCGGCCATCGCGGCGCTGCTGATCGAGTGGATCAGCGAGGGGCCAGTCTTCCTGCTGAACGCCGTCGCCTACTCATCAGTCGTGCTGGCGGCCATCGCGATGCGCGTCCCTGGCCGTGGCCCGTCACGCGGGAACGGCAGCATCCTCGGGAATGTGCTGGACGGCCTGCGCTACATCCGCCGCACGCCTGAGCTGTGCTGGCTGGTGCTCTCGATGGCGCTGCTGAGCCTGCTGGCGCGCCCGTTCGGCCAGTTGATGCCGGCCTTCGCGCGGGACATCCTGGACGTCGGCGCGGCGGGCCTCGGGGCGCTCAACTCGGCGACCGGCGCAGGCGCGCTGATCGGTGCGCTGGCGGCGGCTTCGCTCGGCTCGTATCGCGGGCGCGGCTTCGCGCTGCTGGTGAGCGCGGGCCTCTATGGCGCGCTGCTGATCGTCTTCGGGATGTCCACCAGTTTCACCCTGTCGCTGGTCATCGCCGCACTCGTCGGGGTGGTGGCGGCGTTCTCGGGTATCAACACCAACACGATGCTGCAGGCGCACGCCGACCCGCGCATGCGCGGGCGCGTCATCAGCCTGCATGGGCTGACGATGATGGGCGTGGTGCCGCTGGGCGTGATGCTCGAAGGCGGGCTTGGCAGCGTGTTCGGGGTGCCGCTGGTGATGATCGTGGCCGGCATCGTGTCGGTCGCGGTGGTGGCGTACACCATCGTGGCCGCGCCGCAGGTCCGAGAGCTGGCGTAA